A stretch of Candidatus Poribacteria bacterium DNA encodes these proteins:
- a CDS encoding GNAT family N-acetyltransferase — protein MANQDFGLAGALKIRPAAEGDATHLHTFCFPEKTSTQVTEELKADLESEGQTHRLVAESSGYPIGQITVTKDSGDPEVAQVGNLAVSGPFRQLGVADHLMAAAEVAAAENGAKILEIELTATETNVIQRYKDWGFVEKPLVILQKMLDAEEQEEEVVEETVEDENPVTESGGEQQELLNA, from the coding sequence ATGGCAAATCAAGATTTTGGCTTGGCTGGAGCCCTTAAAATACGCCCAGCTGCAGAAGGGGATGCGACACATTTACACACATTTTGTTTCCCTGAAAAGACCAGCACACAGGTTACCGAAGAACTCAAAGCCGATTTGGAATCTGAGGGTCAGACCCATAGACTCGTTGCGGAATCGAGTGGATACCCGATCGGACAGATTACCGTGACCAAGGACTCCGGTGATCCTGAGGTAGCGCAAGTCGGAAATCTCGCTGTGTCTGGACCCTTTCGACAGTTAGGTGTGGCAGACCATCTCATGGCAGCTGCCGAGGTTGCCGCAGCAGAAAATGGTGCGAAAATCCTTGAAATTGAGCTGACAGCCACGGAGACGAATGTCATCCAGAGATATAAGGATTGGGGATTCGTTGAAAAGCCGCTTGTCATTCTGCAGAAAATGCTTGATGCAGAAGAACAAGAAGAGGAAGTCGTAGAAGAAACGGTCGAAGACGAAAATCCAGTTACTGAATCCGGTGGCGAGCAACAGGAACTTCTTAATGCCTAA
- a CDS encoding HEAT repeat domain-containing protein: MKKIWIALALTLFAIGCGTQNENLAKGKELIKSDKRRKEERAVREFKLALQQQIDSAEAHYLLGYYNSQEFYEPNTTDWQEAAITERGKQMFLAYQAEQRKYLERLVFETLRDDDLDIQNAALDALKRIYKQGDRKRLLSQLQKAIKSSDNRDRHNAHWILGHLGAEDPGTIVPILVKLLDHRRMETRLNAVKALGEVGSEQAIPALAALIESGSAKWKRDREEPEVRQLAVEALGKIGGAAVPELVKIVENKGSSLRVDAIRALAILGDEKVVEPLLEALKEQSSRDVVIPLN, translated from the coding sequence ATGAAAAAAATCTGGATTGCCCTCGCGCTCACACTCTTTGCCATTGGGTGCGGCACACAGAATGAGAACCTCGCGAAGGGGAAAGAACTGATTAAATCGGATAAACGACGCAAAGAGGAACGCGCTGTCCGAGAATTTAAACTTGCGCTCCAGCAACAGATTGATAGTGCTGAAGCACACTATCTGCTTGGATACTACAACTCACAGGAATTTTACGAGCCGAACACCACGGATTGGCAGGAAGCCGCGATTACGGAGCGCGGCAAACAGATGTTCCTCGCGTATCAAGCCGAGCAGCGGAAGTACCTCGAAAGACTCGTTTTTGAAACACTCCGTGATGATGATTTGGATATCCAAAATGCTGCACTTGATGCGCTGAAACGGATCTATAAACAAGGCGACAGGAAGCGGCTTCTCAGTCAACTCCAAAAGGCGATTAAATCGAGTGATAATCGCGATAGACATAATGCGCATTGGATCCTTGGGCATCTCGGTGCGGAGGACCCGGGGACGATTGTCCCTATTTTGGTAAAACTTTTGGATCATCGAAGAATGGAAACTCGTTTGAATGCCGTCAAGGCACTTGGGGAGGTTGGAAGTGAACAAGCGATTCCAGCACTCGCCGCTTTAATTGAATCCGGCTCTGCGAAATGGAAGCGCGATCGGGAGGAACCTGAAGTGCGCCAACTTGCCGTGGAAGCACTTGGCAAAATCGGGGGTGCTGCTGTGCCGGAGTTAGTCAAAATTGTGGAAAATAAAGGGTCATCGCTACGTGTTGACGCAATTCGAGCGTTGGCAATCCTCGGGGACGAAAAAGTTGTGGAACCCCTCTTAGAGGCTTTAAAGGAACAGAGCAGCCGCGATGTTGTTATCCCTCTTAACTGA
- a CDS encoding DEAD/DEAH box helicase: MLYKGLQLDRFQEEAIAAINRDTSVIVTAPTGAGKTVIAEYAVEKCLQENRRVIYTAPIKALSNQKYRDFYAEYGEKIGIVTGDVVLNPYAQVLLMTTEIFRNTIFDDIERLRDVSYVIFDEIHYINDIERGTVWEESLIFAPQHIKFVCLSATIPNIKPFTEWMQSVRDIDIEIVEELERPVPLKHYLYFKDYGIGNPAHITPLRKRAQHDTKKQKGELFENSPPPAFPPGFVETRLIPHLREEKQFPCLYFCFSRRGCEENAKSLALGSQLQLLNKKQAALILKQFDELCLQFDIVEEKKIAEFRKLVRYGIAYHHAGMLPTLKEVVERLFTSGLIQLLFTTETFAVGINMPACSVVFDSLRKFDGLGFRHLKAREYHQMSGRAGRRGIDTIGYVYAQIIPAYADFNEIRGVVSDKIESIESQFNLSYSSILNLYEKYGDDIYDVYTMSLSNHQNRVRVVKLNEQIEDKTEKLQTLPKPECIHEGIDGSAQIEKHYRQKRKSEDKIKGLYAEMSQVKSQLRRKKRRKERTKRLNIIHKEIKHVRANREESLCTGCQQFDTCGGRYRAIRQAETQRQKLKNRTTSIKNHPQEQIAARLKVLEELGHIEAQTLLPRGSTAACIYGYELQLTQLLFSGLFEQLTEDEINCLMVAIITEPRKDGYFKPLKDERLLEALYAVNAEISFIQHLEVKHELTEITPLLELRLCTAMLAWSRGCDFDQLEKYADLDAGDFVRTFRLVVDQLRQIRRAMSGHTALVEKLNRCIGRINRDVVDAERQLRIGQENLDETNVEIFDQRMLVPLDDPDAFESQDETTVSS; encoded by the coding sequence ATGCTTTACAAAGGGTTACAACTGGATCGGTTTCAGGAGGAAGCGATCGCTGCGATTAATCGGGATACCTCAGTGATTGTCACTGCCCCGACAGGTGCTGGTAAAACTGTCATTGCTGAATACGCCGTTGAAAAGTGTCTGCAGGAGAACCGCCGCGTTATCTACACCGCCCCGATCAAAGCCCTCAGCAATCAAAAATATCGGGATTTTTACGCAGAATATGGGGAAAAAATTGGCATTGTCACAGGCGATGTGGTCCTAAATCCGTATGCGCAAGTCCTGTTGATGACGACCGAGATTTTTCGGAATACGATCTTTGACGATATTGAACGGTTGCGAGATGTCTCTTACGTTATCTTTGACGAAATCCATTATATTAACGACATTGAGCGCGGGACGGTTTGGGAAGAGAGTCTCATTTTCGCACCGCAACATATTAAATTCGTTTGTCTGAGTGCCACGATCCCGAACATTAAGCCTTTCACAGAGTGGATGCAAAGCGTGCGGGATATTGACATTGAGATCGTTGAAGAATTAGAACGTCCAGTTCCTTTGAAACATTACCTCTATTTTAAAGATTACGGCATTGGGAATCCCGCACACATTACCCCCCTTCGAAAAAGAGCTCAGCACGATACCAAGAAACAAAAAGGTGAGTTATTTGAAAATAGCCCGCCTCCGGCATTTCCACCTGGCTTTGTTGAGACACGTCTTATTCCGCATCTCCGTGAAGAAAAGCAGTTTCCATGCCTCTATTTCTGTTTTAGTCGTAGGGGGTGTGAAGAAAACGCGAAATCATTGGCACTCGGATCGCAGTTACAGTTGCTGAATAAAAAACAGGCCGCCCTGATTTTAAAGCAATTTGATGAACTCTGTCTCCAATTCGACATCGTTGAGGAAAAGAAAATCGCGGAGTTCCGTAAATTAGTGCGTTATGGTATCGCCTATCATCACGCCGGTATGTTACCGACGCTGAAAGAGGTCGTTGAGCGGTTATTTACCTCCGGCTTGATTCAACTCCTCTTTACCACAGAAACGTTCGCTGTTGGTATCAATATGCCAGCCTGCTCGGTGGTTTTTGACAGCCTCAGAAAATTTGATGGACTCGGATTTCGACACCTCAAGGCGCGGGAATATCATCAGATGTCAGGGCGCGCAGGCAGGCGGGGTATAGATACTATCGGTTATGTTTATGCGCAAATTATACCCGCATACGCGGATTTTAATGAAATCCGAGGGGTTGTTTCTGATAAAATCGAATCCATAGAGAGCCAATTCAATCTTTCTTATTCCAGTATTCTCAACCTTTATGAGAAATATGGTGATGACATTTACGATGTTTACACGATGAGCTTGAGTAACCATCAAAACCGGGTGCGGGTCGTTAAACTCAACGAACAGATTGAAGATAAGACAGAAAAACTTCAGACGCTCCCGAAACCCGAATGTATTCACGAGGGTATTGATGGGAGTGCCCAAATTGAAAAACATTATCGCCAGAAGCGGAAGAGTGAAGACAAGATTAAGGGTTTATATGCAGAGATGTCGCAAGTCAAATCGCAGCTGCGAAGAAAAAAGCGGAGAAAGGAACGCACGAAGCGACTGAATATCATTCACAAAGAAATTAAACATGTTCGAGCAAATCGCGAGGAGAGTCTTTGTACCGGATGTCAGCAGTTCGACACGTGTGGTGGAAGATATAGGGCAATTCGCCAGGCAGAGACGCAGCGTCAGAAACTGAAAAACAGGACAACATCCATTAAGAATCATCCACAAGAGCAGATAGCTGCCCGTTTGAAAGTGCTTGAAGAACTCGGACACATTGAAGCACAGACCCTTCTGCCGCGTGGAAGCACCGCTGCTTGTATTTACGGATATGAACTCCAATTAACCCAATTACTATTTAGCGGACTTTTTGAGCAGCTGACAGAGGACGAAATTAACTGTCTCATGGTAGCGATTATCACTGAACCCCGTAAAGATGGATACTTTAAGCCCCTCAAAGACGAGCGGTTGTTAGAGGCACTTTATGCAGTCAATGCCGAAATCTCGTTCATACAACATTTAGAGGTCAAGCATGAGTTAACAGAAATTACACCGCTGTTAGAACTCCGGCTTTGCACCGCTATGCTCGCTTGGAGCCGAGGTTGTGACTTTGACCAACTTGAAAAATATGCCGATTTAGATGCCGGCGACTTTGTCAGAACCTTCCGACTCGTCGTCGATCAGCTCCGTCAAATCCGTCGTGCCATGAGTGGTCATACCGCTCTCGTTGAGAAACTCAACCGATGTATCGGCAGGATTAACAGAGATGTTGTGGATGCGGAACGGCAATTGCGAATTGGGCAGGAAAATCTTGATGAAACAAATGTTGAGATTTTCGACCAGCGGATGCTTGTTCCCCTTGACGATCCTGATGCGTTTGAATCACAAGATGAAACAACAGTTTCTTCTTAG